From Echinicola jeungdonensis, the proteins below share one genomic window:
- a CDS encoding ATP-binding protein — MKNTMRKTNNLILGLALSGLLFWQCGGAEKTKEKAEEIVEEVVEESVEPSLTYLWETSEELITCESVLVDEATGKIYVTNIDGNPTDKDGNGYISIINDKGDIVEKKWLTGLDAPKGMAIDEGKLYVTDIDKLVEIDIESSSISETYPVSDAVFLNDVTINDGVVYFSDTRTGKIHKLENGEVSLFAEGQESINGLRFADGVLYGLDGSGLKEYKKDGSFTLLNEKVVGGDGLIVLGEGEFLASKWKGEIWVVKGEKAWKVLDSKADNSNTADIGFLKDENIVLVPTFQRNKVVAYELNY, encoded by the coding sequence ATGAAAAATACCATGAGAAAAACCAACAATTTAATTCTTGGCTTAGCCCTGTCAGGGCTCCTTTTCTGGCAATGTGGGGGCGCTGAGAAGACCAAAGAAAAAGCCGAAGAAATTGTAGAAGAGGTAGTGGAGGAAAGTGTGGAACCTTCCTTGACCTATTTGTGGGAAACTTCAGAAGAATTAATTACCTGTGAATCGGTATTGGTGGATGAGGCCACCGGAAAAATTTATGTTACCAATATTGATGGCAACCCAACAGATAAAGATGGTAATGGATACATTTCCATCATTAATGATAAAGGGGATATTGTGGAAAAGAAATGGTTGACTGGCTTGGATGCTCCCAAGGGAATGGCTATCGATGAAGGTAAACTATATGTGACCGATATTGATAAATTGGTTGAAATAGATATTGAATCTTCCAGCATAAGTGAAACTTATCCCGTTTCCGATGCGGTGTTTTTGAATGATGTGACAATTAATGATGGCGTTGTTTATTTTTCGGATACCCGTACAGGAAAAATCCACAAACTTGAAAATGGTGAAGTCTCCCTATTTGCAGAAGGCCAGGAGAGTATCAATGGCTTGCGTTTTGCCGATGGTGTTCTTTATGGATTGGATGGCTCCGGCCTTAAAGAATACAAAAAAGACGGGTCCTTCACATTGTTAAATGAAAAAGTTGTTGGTGGTGACGGTCTGATAGTTTTAGGTGAAGGAGAATTTCTGGCCAGTAAGTGGAAGGGTGAAATTTGGGTTGTAAAGGGGGAAAAAGCCTGGAAAGTTTTGGATTCCAAAGCGGATAATTCAAATACTGCAGATATTGGCTTTTTGAAGGATGAAAACATTGTTTTGGTACCTACCTTCCAAAGAAATAAGGTGGTAGCTTACGAGCTCAATTATTAA
- a CDS encoding UPF0158 family protein, producing the protein MLTLSEKEVSTIAKYLLKGKVCYYQEDKKIIHHLPDEEENFSEDLTLEEEDLLDEIDADPMNYAEFVKMEPSQESFIMDQFTDQFVENRSFQEDLYDALTKNKAMERFTFLIEESQSYKEKWLDFRFNKYKDWVLEQVDSYNSLED; encoded by the coding sequence ATGCTTACCCTATCAGAAAAAGAAGTTAGTACCATTGCCAAATATCTTTTAAAAGGCAAAGTATGTTATTATCAGGAAGACAAAAAGATTATTCATCACCTTCCAGATGAAGAAGAAAATTTTTCGGAAGATTTGACCCTGGAGGAGGAGGATTTATTGGACGAAATAGATGCTGATCCTATGAATTATGCAGAATTTGTGAAAATGGAACCTTCACAGGAATCCTTTATTATGGATCAGTTTACGGATCAGTTTGTGGAAAACCGTTCTTTCCAAGAAGATTTGTACGATGCCCTGACGAAAAACAAAGCCATGGAAAGATTTACCTTTTTAATTGAGGAATCCCAAAGCTATAAAGAAAAATGGCTGGATTTCCGCTTTAACAAATACAAGGACTGGGTTTTGGAGCAGGTCGACAGTTATAATTCCCTTGAGGATTGA
- a CDS encoding acyl-ACP desaturase, with amino-acid sequence MKESEDINYTLEKNLEVISQLNEMVDDAVDNILVDPDECWQPTDFLPDMAESDAFDEIRKLQERAAGIPDTVITSLIGNMITEEALPSYQTYFNLVEGINPEGNLLSPSGWVKWSKAWTAEENRHGDLLNKYLYLSGRADMRKVEQTIHRLIYNGFDPKSEKDPFQAIIYTSFQERATKVSHVNTGKLADKAGDHVLARICKTIAGDESRHERAYKSFMSRIFEIDPNGAMLAFEKMMRKQIVMPAVLMGKGGDNPTLFDQFSAITQKIGVYTGWDYARIIDHLVKLWKIETITGLDGAAAKAQDYLSGLSSRYMRLADRMKTPDEISLAWLK; translated from the coding sequence ATGAAAGAATCAGAAGATATTAATTACACATTGGAGAAAAATTTGGAAGTCATCAGTCAATTAAATGAAATGGTAGATGATGCTGTGGACAATATTTTGGTGGATCCGGATGAATGCTGGCAACCCACCGATTTTCTTCCTGATATGGCAGAATCTGATGCCTTTGATGAAATAAGAAAATTGCAGGAAAGGGCGGCTGGAATACCTGATACTGTAATTACTTCTTTGATTGGAAACATGATTACGGAGGAGGCATTGCCCAGTTACCAGACTTATTTTAATTTGGTGGAGGGGATCAACCCAGAAGGCAATTTACTTAGCCCTTCTGGCTGGGTAAAATGGTCCAAAGCCTGGACAGCGGAGGAAAACCGGCACGGAGACCTCCTGAACAAATATCTTTATCTTTCTGGCAGAGCGGATATGCGAAAAGTGGAACAGACCATTCACCGCCTGATCTATAATGGATTTGATCCCAAATCTGAAAAAGATCCGTTTCAGGCCATTATCTATACATCCTTCCAGGAAAGGGCTACAAAAGTTTCCCATGTGAATACCGGTAAATTGGCGGATAAAGCGGGGGATCATGTTTTGGCTAGAATATGTAAAACAATTGCAGGGGACGAGTCAAGACATGAAAGGGCCTATAAATCTTTTATGTCAAGGATTTTTGAAATAGATCCCAATGGAGCTATGCTGGCTTTTGAAAAGATGATGAGAAAGCAAATTGTCATGCCGGCTGTACTGATGGGAAAAGGAGGAGATAATCCTACCTTGTTTGATCAATTTTCTGCTATTACACAGAAAATAGGGGTTTATACCGGATGGGATTATGCCAGGATAATTGATCATTTGGTAAAGTTATGGAAGATTGAAACCATTACAGGTTTAGATGGTGCGGCAGCAAAAGCGCAGGACTATTTGTCGGGCCTATCCTCAAGATATATGAGATTGGCAGACCGAATGAAAACACCCGATGAGATAAGCTTGGCTTGGTTAAAATAA
- a CDS encoding M1 family metallopeptidase: MKLITKPCLLMLLLFVSFQLEAQEVQNWTWGGPKDPLQNQYKVKHYLLNLELLPNTKAIDGYVEVSFEKTGALDTLRLNLIERYTVLKVEMAGKNISFDHHGDTLDIFPVEDSGNKVKVFYRGKTPIATNPPWVGGFTWERDQKGNHWMGLSSQNEGAKIFMPCLDHPSSEPSEGVDLHFKVPYPYFVAANGNLISNDTKTGFNYFHWATDYPINNYNINFTMGRLHLEEKTYTSRGGREIPMKVYVLEENAAKAPMLLQILETSVRTQEKYFGEFPFPEDKIGLVETPYLGMEHQTINAYGNNYQFTRIGEVYYDWLLYHELGHEWWGNKVTVADWADFWIHEGICSYGDWLFYREHGGESAYHKHARDVARSIKNENPVAFPAQTTTDEAYHSEIYSKGAFILHSLRYILGDDVFFPMLKAFVEDKAYTYENLVGTKDFTDFVQRYSGKDLQGFFDLYLYTTEVPHVKIKKKGKRKYEIQLDNIDFSLPMEVETSKGVERLILGPEPVEVKSKRPVKVDPKGWYLVK, from the coding sequence ATGAAATTAATAACCAAACCTTGCCTGTTGATGCTGTTACTTTTTGTCAGCTTTCAACTTGAGGCCCAAGAAGTACAGAATTGGACATGGGGTGGTCCCAAAGATCCACTGCAAAATCAATATAAGGTGAAGCATTATTTGTTAAACCTGGAATTGTTACCCAATACAAAGGCCATTGACGGTTATGTGGAGGTTAGTTTTGAAAAGACTGGGGCACTGGATACTCTTAGGCTAAATCTTATTGAAAGATATACAGTTCTCAAAGTGGAAATGGCAGGGAAAAACATTTCTTTTGATCATCATGGGGATACTTTGGATATTTTCCCTGTCGAGGATTCGGGTAATAAAGTAAAGGTTTTTTACCGTGGAAAAACTCCCATTGCCACCAATCCTCCCTGGGTGGGGGGATTTACCTGGGAAAGAGACCAAAAAGGAAATCATTGGATGGGGCTTTCCTCCCAAAATGAGGGAGCAAAAATTTTTATGCCCTGTTTGGATCATCCTTCCAGTGAGCCTTCAGAAGGAGTGGATTTACATTTTAAGGTGCCTTACCCCTATTTTGTTGCCGCAAACGGGAATTTGATTTCCAATGATACCAAAACCGGCTTTAATTATTTCCATTGGGCTACCGATTATCCCATCAATAATTACAATATCAATTTTACCATGGGAAGGTTGCATCTTGAAGAAAAAACCTACACCTCCCGGGGTGGGAGGGAAATTCCCATGAAAGTGTATGTCCTGGAAGAAAATGCCGCTAAAGCCCCAATGCTTTTGCAAATCCTGGAAACTAGCGTCCGTACCCAGGAAAAATATTTTGGTGAGTTTCCATTTCCTGAAGACAAAATAGGCTTGGTTGAAACACCTTATTTGGGTATGGAGCATCAGACCATCAATGCTTATGGAAACAATTACCAGTTTACCAGGATAGGTGAGGTCTATTATGACTGGCTTTTATATCATGAGCTGGGACATGAATGGTGGGGCAATAAGGTTACGGTTGCAGATTGGGCAGATTTTTGGATCCATGAAGGCATTTGCTCCTATGGTGATTGGCTATTCTATAGGGAGCATGGTGGGGAAAGTGCCTATCATAAACATGCAAGGGATGTGGCCAGGTCTATCAAAAATGAAAACCCTGTTGCTTTTCCAGCTCAAACCACCACTGATGAGGCTTATCATTCAGAAATTTACAGTAAAGGAGCGTTTATACTCCATTCATTACGATATATTTTGGGGGATGATGTCTTTTTCCCTATGCTAAAGGCTTTTGTGGAGGACAAAGCTTATACCTATGAAAATCTGGTTGGTACCAAAGATTTTACTGATTTTGTGCAGCGTTATTCTGGAAAGGACCTTCAAGGTTTTTTTGATTTGTATCTCTATACCACTGAAGTGCCCCATGTAAAAATTAAGAAGAAGGGAAAAAGGAAATATGAAATCCAACTGGACAATATTGATTTTTCCCTACCCATGGAAGTAGAGACCTCTAAAGGAGTGGAGCGGCTGATTTTGGGTCCCGAACCTGTAGAAGTAAAAAGCAAAAGGCCGGTTAAAGTGGACCCAAAGGGCTGGTATTTGGTTAAATAA
- a CDS encoding response regulator, whose translation MEDLKIYCSGNLSPDLHHINQSIIEKTIEENRPIINLDPAQVLISTKIVQFPPFVSFPIINEKSLLIGNLFLADPQLSDPTKLNEIYFPQLKLICHQISVINQQKEKIRELETHLELNEKMKANLKRKVNSNKKIFKKKSRLLAHVSHEIRTPMQGIIGLTEKLRNSPLNQEQKEILDNLSISESTLMNLVNEVLDFSKINDSGFNLQFKPGYIQDIIEEVKILYTPMANDKGNTIITESPILPPLEIDVLRLKQVMSNMVNNALKFTTNGSVTIRAQKSETVDGQDWYRFEIEDTGVGISNDFKEIIYKEYSQSGNFDTNGGTGLGLAISKMIIDKFGGKYGFVSPVDPNNEDQPGSLFWFSLPLKTSTETPNQTKKEIIHQFQGKKVLFIDDDQFVQMVCKNMLEQEGLFPRVVSSGQEAMELMEKESFDLILSDLNLPGMNGLEIAQIIKSEYNYQGPLACISAYQDEDSIQKAKMAGFNHFISKPFNQRTLKKLLSKISD comes from the coding sequence ATGGAAGACCTTAAAATTTATTGCAGTGGGAACCTATCCCCTGATTTACACCATATCAATCAATCCATTATTGAAAAAACAATCGAGGAAAACAGACCTATAATAAACCTGGACCCTGCCCAGGTCCTAATATCCACAAAAATAGTCCAGTTCCCTCCCTTTGTTAGTTTTCCGATTATTAATGAAAAATCCTTATTAATTGGAAATTTGTTTTTGGCAGACCCCCAATTATCTGACCCAACTAAACTTAATGAAATCTACTTTCCCCAACTGAAATTAATTTGCCATCAAATTTCCGTAATCAACCAGCAAAAGGAAAAAATCAGGGAACTTGAGACCCATCTTGAATTAAATGAAAAGATGAAAGCTAATCTTAAAAGGAAAGTAAACAGCAATAAAAAAATCTTTAAAAAGAAATCCCGGTTATTGGCACATGTCAGCCATGAGATCCGAACTCCCATGCAGGGGATAATCGGCCTTACAGAAAAACTTAGGAATTCACCCTTAAATCAGGAACAAAAGGAAATTCTTGACAATCTTTCTATCTCGGAAAGCACCCTGATGAATCTGGTCAATGAAGTTTTGGATTTTTCCAAAATCAATGATTCGGGCTTCAACCTTCAATTTAAACCAGGATATATCCAGGACATCATTGAGGAAGTCAAGATCCTATACACCCCTATGGCCAATGACAAAGGCAATACGATCATAACGGAAAGTCCAATTTTACCTCCATTGGAAATTGACGTGCTAAGGCTCAAACAGGTCATGAGCAATATGGTCAATAATGCCCTGAAATTCACCACCAATGGGTCAGTAACTATTAGGGCACAAAAAAGCGAAACTGTGGATGGTCAGGATTGGTATCGTTTTGAAATTGAAGATACTGGAGTTGGCATATCCAATGACTTTAAAGAAATAATATACAAGGAATACAGCCAAAGCGGTAATTTCGATACCAATGGCGGAACGGGTTTGGGATTAGCCATTTCAAAAATGATTATCGATAAATTTGGTGGTAAATATGGATTTGTTAGCCCTGTAGACCCTAATAATGAAGATCAACCTGGGTCTCTATTTTGGTTTTCTCTACCTTTAAAAACTTCAACCGAAACCCCAAATCAAACAAAAAAAGAAATCATCCATCAATTTCAGGGAAAGAAAGTCCTATTTATTGACGACGATCAATTTGTACAAATGGTCTGTAAAAATATGTTAGAACAGGAGGGACTTTTCCCAAGAGTAGTATCATCTGGGCAAGAAGCCATGGAATTGATGGAGAAGGAATCATTTGACCTTATTTTATCTGACCTCAACCTTCCTGGAATGAACGGGTTGGAAATAGCCCAAATAATCAAATCAGAATACAATTACCAAGGGCCCTTGGCCTGTATTTCCGCCTACCAGGATGAAGATTCCATTCAAAAAGCAAAAATGGCAGGATTCAATCATTTCATAAGCAAACCCTTTAACCAAAGGACATTAAAAAAACTGCTTTCCAAAATCAGTGATTAA
- a CDS encoding PAS domain-containing protein — translation MNIKILLIERNKNDYLKIKLFLQKKYNKPIIHHVFNCVDSFIFLSKPFKYDIILFSLPKQSRNRIFLTKSLSLRAKGTPIITLSEIDDPNLGIKSLNLGATNHLNKNKLSASYLSKSIYLSIKQQRIQSKILNSEKLYRQLFYLSPVPMWVYDTNNFQLLDINEVAVDLLGFSEKKISAMTILDFIPNLEKESVNQTLQEIQQKPRDFRKGIYSIITQNGNEIKVEIDGRPIDFGNHQARVAVAKDITGQLANLKLLKKTNKKLQTAQEIGKTGYWEMYLDTEKVYWSKELYKILEMGPNQGPPTNETYFSMIHPRDREKFNKSRKQLLSDTSKKKFSELEIWITCGNKQKKYVYQKTFLIKKNGLPFKLEGILRDITSQKKERERSELFESVITNTKDGVIITDNNINDQKGPKIQYGNEAFTQITGYTQEEIVGQSPEFLLGSNQNNKSIWKLKKSLKKGTPCQIEIVNFKKNGEAFWNSVAISPVENEYEGITHWIANIRDITPIKNYIKTIESQNKKLKEIAWTQSHITRTPLARIMGIVNLLCDSLNNPSETQDLLPLLEQSTNELDQVFRKINKMTSNIDNI, via the coding sequence ATGAACATTAAAATTCTTTTAATAGAAAGAAATAAAAATGATTATTTAAAAATAAAATTATTTCTACAAAAAAAGTACAACAAACCTATCATTCATCATGTTTTTAATTGCGTGGATTCTTTCATTTTTTTATCTAAACCCTTCAAATATGACATTATTTTATTTAGTTTACCTAAACAAAGCCGAAATAGAATTTTTTTAACTAAATCTTTATCCTTAAGAGCAAAGGGAACCCCTATTATTACCCTTAGTGAAATAGATGACCCAAACCTTGGTATAAAATCCTTAAATCTGGGAGCAACAAACCACCTAAATAAAAATAAACTATCCGCCTCCTATTTATCCAAAAGCATTTATTTAAGTATTAAGCAGCAACGAATTCAATCAAAAATTTTGAATTCTGAGAAACTATACCGTCAACTATTTTATTTAAGCCCAGTTCCTATGTGGGTTTATGACACAAACAATTTTCAACTCCTTGACATTAATGAAGTCGCTGTTGACCTCTTAGGTTTTTCAGAAAAAAAAATCAGTGCAATGACTATTTTAGACTTCATTCCCAATTTAGAAAAAGAATCAGTCAATCAAACTCTCCAAGAAATACAACAAAAACCAAGGGATTTTAGAAAAGGGATCTATTCCATTATTACCCAAAATGGAAACGAAATAAAAGTTGAGATAGACGGAAGGCCAATTGATTTTGGAAATCATCAAGCCAGAGTAGCAGTAGCAAAAGATATTACAGGTCAATTGGCCAATTTGAAATTATTAAAAAAAACCAACAAGAAATTACAAACAGCCCAGGAAATTGGGAAAACAGGGTATTGGGAAATGTACCTTGATACCGAAAAGGTCTATTGGTCTAAGGAATTATACAAAATTCTGGAAATGGGCCCTAACCAAGGTCCTCCTACTAATGAAACCTATTTTTCCATGATCCATCCAAGGGACCGAGAAAAATTTAACAAATCTAGGAAACAACTTCTATCTGACACATCGAAAAAAAAATTTTCAGAATTAGAAATTTGGATTACATGTGGAAATAAACAGAAAAAATATGTCTACCAAAAAACTTTTCTAATAAAGAAAAACGGCTTACCATTTAAACTGGAGGGAATACTTCGAGATATAACTTCCCAGAAAAAAGAAAGGGAAAGATCTGAATTATTCGAATCAGTAATAACGAATACTAAAGATGGAGTTATCATTACCGACAATAATATAAATGACCAAAAGGGTCCAAAAATCCAATATGGAAATGAGGCATTTACTCAAATCACTGGATATACCCAAGAAGAAATTGTTGGTCAATCTCCGGAATTTTTATTGGGATCAAATCAAAACAATAAAAGCATTTGGAAATTAAAAAAATCACTTAAAAAAGGGACCCCTTGCCAAATTGAAATTGTTAATTTCAAAAAAAACGGAGAAGCTTTTTGGAACAGTGTAGCAATTTCACCTGTCGAAAATGAATATGAAGGAATAACGCATTGGATTGCAAATATAAGAGACATAACTCCAATAAAAAACTACATAAAAACTATTGAATCTCAAAACAAAAAATTAAAAGAAATTGCCTGGACACAATCACATATTACCAGGACTCCACTTGCTAGGATAATGGGAATCGTAAATTTGCTTTGTGATAGTTTGAACAATCCTTCAGAAACCCAAGACCTTTTGCCACTTCTTGAGCAATCTACAAATGAACTTGATCAAGTTTTTCGGAAAATAAATAAAATGACATCAAATATTGATAACATTTAA
- the recQ gene encoding DNA helicase RecQ — translation MTPIQALKDYYGYNSFRGNQEDIINSILKGNDTLVLMPTGGGKSICYQIPAIVQPGLTLVISPLIALMKDQVDSLRTNGVEAAFLNSSQSTSEQRFISQEIQKGKIKLLYVAPERLFGGAVPLTEILQSSKLSLIAVDEAHCVSQWGHDFRPEYLKIGKLRKAFPTVPFVALTATADQQTRRDMAEKLGLIKPKWFISSFDRPNITYRVAPKRNSFDRLLEFLEFHQKDTGIVYCLSRKNVEDTAEKLQEAGLSALPYHAGLDRDKRASNQEKFIRDEVKIMVATIAFGMGIDKSNVRFVVHMNMPQNVEGYYQETGRAGRDGLPSDALMFYSTQDVMTLERMLENSDNPEYVEIMKSKLNRMREFCQTSTCRRQYLMNYFSEKMPDPCGNCDICFGKENQQDMTIPSQMLLSAVARLKEAFGLGYINLVLRGSKSSKLQAEHQSLSVYGIGKDRTEDFWKKLGNQLLQEGYLAEAGQKFPTLKLTPMAWEKLKTKEKILLAMDQSISSKNQKSQHEEALLDGLKLLRRSIAQKENVPPYVIFSDASLTEMATYFPIKTDQLLTISGVGQVKAENYGTEFINLIQKYITKHNLKPRKKLVSNSRSKGNSNSQALTLKYFREGQNHFQIAQIREMALTTVEGHLANLVIEGKIDPEELVSKDDLLNIRLAYRRQESSYLRPLKEHFGERYSYFQLKIAIAAEKQA, via the coding sequence ATGACTCCAATTCAGGCACTTAAAGACTATTATGGCTATAACAGCTTTAGAGGGAACCAGGAAGACATTATTAATTCCATATTAAAAGGAAATGACACCCTTGTCCTGATGCCTACAGGTGGGGGAAAATCGATTTGTTACCAAATCCCTGCCATTGTCCAACCGGGTTTAACTTTAGTTATTTCCCCCTTAATTGCCCTGATGAAGGACCAGGTGGATAGCTTAAGGACCAATGGGGTCGAGGCAGCTTTCCTTAATTCCAGTCAAAGTACCAGCGAACAAAGGTTTATTTCCCAGGAAATCCAGAAGGGTAAAATAAAGCTATTATATGTTGCGCCGGAGCGGTTATTTGGAGGGGCAGTTCCTCTCACCGAGATACTGCAATCCTCCAAACTTTCACTTATCGCTGTGGATGAAGCCCATTGTGTTTCACAATGGGGACATGATTTCAGGCCCGAATATTTAAAAATAGGAAAGTTAAGAAAAGCCTTTCCAACAGTTCCCTTTGTTGCCCTAACAGCCACTGCTGATCAGCAAACCAGACGGGATATGGCTGAAAAACTGGGGCTCATCAAACCCAAATGGTTTATTTCTTCTTTTGACCGTCCCAATATTACCTACCGAGTTGCTCCCAAAAGGAATTCGTTTGATAGGCTACTGGAATTTTTGGAATTTCACCAAAAGGATACTGGTATTGTTTATTGTCTTTCCCGTAAAAATGTTGAAGATACCGCAGAAAAACTGCAAGAAGCCGGCTTATCTGCCCTCCCCTACCATGCTGGGTTAGACCGGGACAAAAGGGCTTCCAATCAAGAGAAATTTATTCGGGATGAAGTAAAAATCATGGTGGCAACCATAGCTTTTGGAATGGGCATAGACAAATCCAATGTACGTTTTGTAGTACATATGAACATGCCCCAAAATGTAGAAGGCTACTATCAGGAAACCGGCCGTGCAGGAAGAGATGGGCTTCCCAGCGATGCACTGATGTTTTACAGCACGCAGGACGTTATGACCTTGGAAAGAATGCTGGAAAATTCCGACAACCCGGAGTATGTGGAGATCATGAAATCCAAGCTCAATCGAATGAGGGAGTTTTGCCAAACCAGTACTTGCCGAAGGCAATACTTAATGAATTATTTCAGTGAAAAAATGCCTGATCCTTGCGGCAATTGTGACATCTGTTTTGGAAAGGAAAACCAACAGGACATGACCATCCCCTCACAAATGCTCCTTTCTGCTGTAGCAAGACTCAAGGAAGCCTTTGGTTTAGGCTATATTAATCTTGTATTAAGGGGGTCTAAATCCTCAAAGTTGCAAGCTGAACATCAATCCTTATCCGTCTATGGCATTGGAAAAGACAGAACAGAGGATTTTTGGAAAAAACTGGGAAACCAATTGCTTCAAGAGGGATACCTGGCAGAGGCTGGGCAAAAATTCCCTACCCTTAAACTAACTCCCATGGCCTGGGAAAAGTTAAAAACCAAAGAAAAAATTTTGCTGGCCATGGACCAGTCCATTTCTTCCAAAAACCAAAAATCCCAACATGAAGAGGCTTTATTAGATGGACTAAAATTGTTAAGAAGATCAATTGCCCAAAAAGAAAATGTACCTCCCTATGTGATTTTTTCAGATGCCAGCCTTACTGAAATGGCCACCTATTTTCCCATAAAAACGGATCAACTTTTAACTATCTCCGGAGTAGGACAGGTGAAAGCGGAAAATTATGGCACTGAATTCATAAATCTCATCCAAAAATATATTACCAAACATAATTTAAAACCGCGTAAAAAGCTGGTATCCAACTCCAGGTCAAAAGGGAATTCCAACTCCCAGGCTTTGACCCTAAAATATTTCAGGGAAGGCCAAAACCATTTCCAAATCGCTCAAATTCGTGAAATGGCCTTAACCACAGTTGAAGGACATTTGGCCAACCTGGTAATAGAAGGAAAAATTGATCCAGAGGAATTAGTTTCCAAAGATGATTTATTGAATATCCGCCTTGCATACAGGAGACAGGAATCATCCTACCTCCGGCCACTTAAAGAACACTTTGGAGAGCGTTATTCCTACTTTCAATTAAAAATAGCAATCGCAGCGGAAAAACAGGCTTGA